The Streptomyces lienomycini sequence CGGACGACCGGGCGAGCGCGAGGAGCCGCGAGCAGTCCCTCGCGCCGGCCCTGTTCGCCACCGTCCTGCTGTTCGCCCTGTGCCGCCAGTCCCAGGTCCTCATCGAGCGCTTCCTGGCCTCCGGGCTGCCCTCCGGGGCGATCTCGCACCTGAACTACGCGCAGAAGGTCGCCCAGATCCCGATGACGCTGTCCCTGATGCTGTGCACGGTCACCTTCCCGGTGGTCGCCCGCGCGCTGGCCGACGGCGACACCGAACGGGCGCGCGACCGGGTCGAGCGAGACGTGGCGCTGGCCGCCTGCCTGGTGCTGCTGGGCGCGGCCGTCGTCGTCGCCTGTGCGCCGCTGATCGTCCACCTGCTCTTCCAGCGCGGCGCGTTCACGGCGGCGGACACGGCGGCGACCGCGGGCGTCATGCGGGTGTATGCCCTCGGGCTGCTCGGCCAGACCGTCGTCGGCGCGCTGGCCCGCTCCTACTTCTCGGCGGGCCGCGCCTCCTGGTACCCGTTCGCCGCGATGGCCGCGGGCGTCGCCGTCACCGCCGCCGTCGGTGCCGGGGCCGTCGGCCCGTGGGGCGTGAGCGGCATCGCCGCCGCCAACGCCGCCGGCATCACCGTCGCCGCCGCGCTGCTGCTCGCCGGGATGGGGCCGCGCAGCGTGCCGGTACGGGTCCGGCGTGTCCTGGGCAGCCTGGGCCGGCCGGTGCTGGCGGCCGCGGTGGCGACCGGCGCGGGCGCGCTGGCCGCGGACCGGGTCGCCGGCCCCGGCGTCTCGCTGGCCGTCGGCGCCGCCACCGTCGGCGGTGTCTTCGTCCTCCTCGGCCTGGCCCTGGGCGTCCCGGTCCCCGGTCCCGCCCCGGTCCGCCCCACCCGGTCCGCCGTCCGCTTCCTCCGCCGCGACTCCCCCCGCCCCGACTCCGTCCGCCCCGTCACACGAAGGCATCCGCATGGCCGTTTCCGCTTCCGGTCCCCCTTCCGCCGCGACCGCTGACACCCGCCGCCCGCGCCGCCCGGGCACCGGCGCCGTCCCCTGGGTGGCGATGTACCACTCCGTCGGCGACTGCGCGGACGACCCCTACCGCGTCACGGTCGCGCCCGACCGGCTGGACGCGCAGCTGGGCTGGCTGCGGCGGCGCGGACTGCGCGGCGTGGGGGTCGCCGAGCTGCTGGCGGCCCGCGCCCGGGGCGGCGGCCGGGACCTGGTGGGTCTGACCTTCGACGACGGGTACGCCGACTTCGTCGAGCACGCACTGCCGTGCCTGCGCCGCTGGGGCTGCGGGGCGACCCTCTTCGTCCTGCCGGGCCGGCTCGGCGGCGAGAACGCCTGGGACCCGCTGGGCCCGCGCAAGCCGCTGCTGAGCGCGGACGGCATCCGCCGCGCCGCCGCCGAGGGCGTCGAGATCGGCTCGCACGGTCTCACCCACGTCGACCTCACCACGGCGGACGACGCCACGCTGACCGCCGAGACCACCGGAAGCAGGACCCTGCTCGCGGAGTTGACCGGCGGCGCGGTCACCGGGTTCTGCTACCCGTACGGCACGGTCGACGCCCGCGCCGCCGACGCCGTGCGCGCCGCCGGGTACGGCTACGCCTGCGCCATCGACCCCGGCCCGCTGACCGGCCCGTACGCCCTGCCCCGCGTGCATGTCGGGCAGAACGACACTCCCGTACGGCTGCTGCTCAAGACGCGGCTGCACCGCCTGCGCCGCCGAGCCGCGGCGGGGGTCTGACATGACGGATCCGATCCGCCGGAGGCGACCGACGTGAAGGCACTGCACATCATCACCGGTCTCGGCGTCGGCGGCGCCGAGCAGCAGCTGCGGCTGCTCCTGCGGCATCTCCCCGTCGACTGCGACGTCGTGACGCTCACCAACCCCGGCCCGGTCGCCGAGGGGCTGCTCGCCGACGGCGTGAACGTCGTCCACCTCGGTATGACCGGCAACCGCGACCTGGCCGCGCTGCCCCGCCTCGCCCGCCTCATCCGCACCGGCGGCTACGACCTCGTCCACACCCACCTCTACCGCGCCTGCCTCTACGGGCGTGTCGCCGCCCGCCTCGCCGGAGTACGCGCGGTCGTCGCCACCGAGCACTCCCTCGGCGACTCCCAGATGGAGGGCCGCCCGCTCACCCCGGGCGTGCGCGCCCTGTACCTGGCCGGGGAGCGCCTCGGCAGCGCCACGGTCGCCGTCTCCCCCACCGTCGCCGAGCGGCTGCGGCGCTGGGGCGTGCCCGCGCCCCGCATCGAGGTCGTCCCCAACGGCATCGACGTGGCCCGCTTCCGCTTCGACCCGGTCCGGCGCCTGCGCACCCGGCGCCGCCTGGGCCTGCCCGAGGGCGCGTACGTCGTCGGCGGCGTCGGCCGGCTGGCGGCGGGCAAACGCTTCGACGTCCTGGTCCGCGCCCTGGCCCTGCTCCCCGCCGACTGCTGGCTGCTGCTGGTCGGCGGCGGCCCCGAGGAGCACCTGCTGCGCCGCACCGCCCGCGAGGCCGGGGTCGCCGACCGCGTCCTGCTCACCGGTGAACGCCCCTACCTGCCCGACGGCTCCCCGGGCCCCGACCTGCCCGCCCTCGCCGCCGCGATGGACGTCCTCGCGTCGCCGTCGCCGGAGGAGGCCTTCGGCCTGGCCGCCGTGGAGGGGCTCGCGTCCGGGCTGCCGGTGCTCTACGCGTCCTGCCCGGCGATCGATGACCTGCCCCCCGGGTCCGCGCCCACCGCACGGCGGGTCGGCGGCGGCGCCGCGGAGTTCGCCCGAGCCGTCGCCGAGGTCCGCGCGTCCGGCGGCACCGTCCCCGGCCCGCGCACCGTGCCCGGGGCGGCCCGCCACTACTGCGTCACCCGCAGCGCCGCCCGGCTGATGGACGTGTACGCG is a genomic window containing:
- a CDS encoding polysaccharide deacetylase family protein, encoding MYHSVGDCADDPYRVTVAPDRLDAQLGWLRRRGLRGVGVAELLAARARGGGRDLVGLTFDDGYADFVEHALPCLRRWGCGATLFVLPGRLGGENAWDPLGPRKPLLSADGIRRAAAEGVEIGSHGLTHVDLTTADDATLTAETTGSRTLLAELTGGAVTGFCYPYGTVDARAADAVRAAGYGYACAIDPGPLTGPYALPRVHVGQNDTPVRLLLKTRLHRLRRRAAAGV
- the murJ gene encoding murein biosynthesis integral membrane protein MurJ — translated: MTTAEPRTAPGAGGTTVPPAREAAPDAVVPASEGRSSRGFLARAAFVTAVLSVAGSVLGLARDQALATLFGAGSETDAFLVAWTVPEFAATLLIEDGLAFALVPMFSLALARRARGAPRDPVRALVASTLPRLALAFAATGALVAVAAPVLVRALAPGLPDHALAVDCTRLTATCVVSFGLAGYCSAALRAHRRFLAPAAIYVAYNTGIITAMFVLGGRWGVRSAAVGVAVGGVLMVAAQLPSLLGRLRRPTPDGERSPGPEDRTAAEDRATAEAGTAVADLTHTGDRRYTRNQTLTDDRTNPQNQTVTDDRTNADDRASARSREQSLAPALFATVLLFALCRQSQVLIERFLASGLPSGAISHLNYAQKVAQIPMTLSLMLCTVTFPVVARALADGDTERARDRVERDVALAACLVLLGAAVVVACAPLIVHLLFQRGAFTAADTAATAGVMRVYALGLLGQTVVGALARSYFSAGRASWYPFAAMAAGVAVTAAVGAGAVGPWGVSGIAAANAAGITVAAALLLAGMGPRSVPVRVRRVLGSLGRPVLAAAVATGAGALAADRVAGPGVSLAVGAATVGGVFVLLGLALGVPVPGPAPVRPTRSAVRFLRRDSPRPDSVRPVTRRHPHGRFRFRSPFRRDR
- a CDS encoding glycosyltransferase, with amino-acid sequence MKALHIITGLGVGGAEQQLRLLLRHLPVDCDVVTLTNPGPVAEGLLADGVNVVHLGMTGNRDLAALPRLARLIRTGGYDLVHTHLYRACLYGRVAARLAGVRAVVATEHSLGDSQMEGRPLTPGVRALYLAGERLGSATVAVSPTVAERLRRWGVPAPRIEVVPNGIDVARFRFDPVRRLRTRRRLGLPEGAYVVGGVGRLAAGKRFDVLVRALALLPADCWLLLVGGGPEEHLLRRTAREAGVADRVLLTGERPYLPDGSPGPDLPALAAAMDVLASPSPEEAFGLAAVEGLASGLPVLYASCPAIDDLPPGSAPTARRVGGGAAEFARAVAEVRASGGTVPGPRTVPGAARHYCVTRSAARLMDVYASTLTHPLSPPPASQGVSSA